A window of Auraticoccus monumenti contains these coding sequences:
- a CDS encoding lipopolysaccharide biosynthesis protein — MTPADDGRAGGGGPAEPPGTAATSTDGPAADPGALRASTARGTKVVMLGQVVRILIQTASVVVLARILAPTDYGYFALALAVVSLGEVLRDFGLSTAAIQAKTLSRGQQSNLLWINLGMGLVLATICFTAAPLLGRVDGYGEAASLLRVMAVCFVINGLLAQYRADLSRRLRFGSLALADVVGPLSGLVAAVATALAGGGYWALAAQQVGGLLVTTTLAIVLAGWLPRLPDRSADVRPMLKFGVGMVGTQLVGFCNNNVDTLTVAWRFSPTDLGVYNRAFQLLMQTLNQLRNPTTTVALPVLARLQDGGPEADRMLLRGQAALGYTLVAGTAFAAGAASPVILVALGPQWSQAIPLFAALAAAGAFQTIGFVNYWVFVSRGLSGRLFRYSLLSLTLRVICVLVGSQWGVVGVAVGYAVAPAVALPLSYAILSRWTNIPQRALHWGSLRIVLCGAAAALTTFGAQQLLSSTPVLVQLVACLLVTVATYALATLVPAVRRDVQGVLAFARLAAGGRRRTTTVG, encoded by the coding sequence GTGACACCGGCCGACGACGGCCGAGCCGGCGGCGGGGGGCCGGCCGAGCCGCCCGGCACGGCCGCCACGTCGACCGACGGCCCGGCAGCCGACCCTGGTGCGCTGCGGGCCAGCACCGCCCGGGGCACCAAGGTCGTGATGCTCGGGCAGGTGGTCCGGATCCTCATCCAGACCGCCTCGGTGGTCGTCCTGGCCCGGATCCTCGCGCCCACCGACTACGGCTACTTCGCCCTCGCCCTGGCCGTGGTCTCCCTGGGAGAGGTGCTCCGGGACTTCGGGCTGTCCACGGCGGCGATCCAGGCCAAGACCCTCTCCCGCGGCCAGCAGAGCAACCTGCTCTGGATCAACCTGGGCATGGGCCTGGTGCTGGCGACGATCTGCTTCACCGCCGCACCGCTCCTCGGACGTGTCGACGGGTACGGCGAGGCGGCCTCGCTGCTGCGGGTGATGGCCGTCTGCTTCGTGATCAACGGCCTGCTCGCCCAGTACCGGGCCGACCTGAGCAGACGTCTGCGCTTCGGGTCGCTGGCCCTCGCCGACGTGGTCGGACCCCTGTCGGGGCTGGTCGCCGCCGTGGCCACGGCACTGGCCGGGGGCGGCTACTGGGCCCTGGCCGCGCAGCAGGTCGGCGGCCTCCTGGTGACCACGACCCTGGCGATCGTCCTGGCGGGGTGGCTGCCGCGGCTCCCCGACCGGTCCGCGGACGTCCGTCCGATGCTGAAGTTCGGCGTAGGCATGGTCGGCACGCAGCTCGTGGGGTTCTGCAACAACAACGTCGACACCCTGACCGTCGCCTGGCGCTTCTCGCCGACTGATCTCGGGGTCTACAACCGGGCTTTCCAGCTCCTGATGCAGACGCTCAACCAGCTGCGCAACCCGACGACGACCGTCGCCCTGCCGGTGCTGGCCCGGCTGCAGGACGGAGGGCCGGAGGCGGACCGCATGCTGCTGCGAGGGCAGGCAGCACTCGGCTACACGCTGGTCGCCGGAACCGCGTTCGCCGCCGGTGCCGCGAGCCCGGTGATTCTCGTGGCGCTGGGACCGCAGTGGTCGCAGGCCATCCCGCTCTTCGCGGCACTGGCCGCCGCGGGGGCCTTCCAGACCATCGGATTCGTCAACTACTGGGTGTTCGTGTCCAGGGGCCTGAGCGGGCGCCTCTTCCGCTACTCCTTGTTGAGCCTCACGCTGCGCGTGATCTGCGTGCTGGTCGGCAGCCAGTGGGGTGTCGTCGGGGTCGCTGTGGGCTACGCCGTGGCCCCTGCTGTCGCTCTGCCGTTGTCCTACGCCATCCTGTCCCGGTGGACGAACATCCCGCAGCGGGCACTGCACTGGGGCAGCCTGCGCATCGTGCTGTGCGGTGCGGCCGCCGCGCTGACCACCTTCGGCGCCCAGCAGCTGCTGTCGAGCACGCCGGTCCTGGTGCAGCTCGTCGCCTGCCTGCTGGTCACCGTGGCCACCTACGCCCTGGCTACCCTCGTGCCCGCTGTGCGCCGGGACGTACAGGGCGTGCTGGCCTTCGCGCGGCTGGCCGCCGGTGGCCGGAGACGCACGACGACCGTGGGGTGA
- a CDS encoding polysaccharide biosynthesis tyrosine autokinase, whose product MTFAQFVAVVRKRWFLILIPFLLACGSVGTWSMLTTPLYTATASSYFSMQGGGTANELYQGANYTQQQLGSFAELATKPIVLDAVIDDLDLDTTSGELARSVSADVMAESVIIDLSATSASPQLAADLANAIALRLGVVVKDLSPVVDGQPTIDVVTVATAVPPRFQSSPDTRRNVLAAGLGGLLLGLVLVVARERLDTRVRGESDLPGGQGVLASVEDLRDARQNPILPLQSRTPRAQVRAEAFRRLRTNLRFIDVDHPPRVIVMTSAVAGEGKSSTAVNLARVLVQDGHRVVLVDGDLRRPSVAAYAGLEGSVGLTDVLAGSLDLETALRRWQHDRLQVLPSGSLPPNPSELLGSDAMASLMGQLRDTFDFVILDTPPLLPVIDAAVAGVLADGVVMVVRHGHTTRPQLEHAADSLRSVDARLLGFVFNRTPRPSPWRRKQQDYYEQDGRRSDVPRSDEDFSGELSGEAGSRG is encoded by the coding sequence ATGACCTTCGCGCAGTTCGTCGCGGTGGTGCGCAAGCGCTGGTTCCTGATCCTCATCCCCTTCCTGCTCGCCTGCGGCAGCGTCGGAACCTGGTCGATGCTCACCACCCCCCTCTACACGGCCACAGCCAGCTCCTACTTCTCGATGCAGGGCGGCGGCACGGCCAACGAGCTGTACCAGGGAGCCAACTACACCCAGCAGCAGCTGGGCTCCTTCGCCGAGCTGGCCACCAAGCCGATCGTCCTCGATGCCGTCATCGACGACCTCGACCTGGACACGACGTCGGGCGAGCTGGCCAGGTCGGTGTCGGCCGACGTGATGGCGGAGTCGGTCATCATCGACCTCTCCGCCACCAGCGCCTCGCCGCAGCTCGCCGCCGACCTGGCCAACGCGATCGCGCTGCGCCTCGGCGTGGTCGTCAAGGACCTCTCACCGGTCGTCGACGGGCAGCCCACCATCGACGTGGTGACCGTGGCCACGGCAGTGCCGCCCCGGTTCCAGAGCAGCCCGGACACCCGGCGGAACGTCCTGGCCGCCGGCCTGGGGGGACTGCTGCTCGGCCTCGTGCTCGTGGTGGCCCGTGAGCGGCTGGACACCCGCGTGCGGGGCGAGTCCGACCTCCCCGGGGGGCAGGGCGTGCTGGCCTCGGTGGAGGACCTGCGCGACGCCCGGCAGAACCCCATCCTCCCGCTCCAGAGCCGGACCCCGCGGGCCCAGGTCCGCGCCGAGGCCTTCCGCCGGCTGAGGACCAACCTCCGCTTCATCGACGTCGACCACCCGCCGCGGGTGATCGTGATGACCTCCGCCGTGGCCGGGGAGGGGAAGAGCAGCACCGCGGTGAACCTGGCGCGGGTGCTGGTCCAGGACGGCCACCGGGTGGTGCTGGTGGACGGGGACCTGCGACGCCCCAGCGTTGCGGCCTACGCCGGGCTCGAGGGCTCCGTCGGCCTGACCGACGTGCTGGCTGGGTCGCTGGACCTGGAGACCGCGCTGCGTCGCTGGCAGCACGACCGCCTCCAGGTGCTCCCCAGCGGGTCGCTGCCCCCCAACCCCTCTGAGCTGCTGGGCAGCGACGCGATGGCGTCCCTGATGGGGCAGCTGCGCGACACCTTCGACTTCGTCATCCTCGACACGCCGCCACTGCTCCCGGTCATCGACGCCGCCGTCGCAGGGGTGCTGGCCGACGGGGTGGTGATGGTGGTCCGCCACGGTCACACCACCCGGCCGCAGCTCGAGCACGCCGCCGACTCGCTCCGTTCCGTGGACGCCCGGCTCCTCGGGTTCGTCTTCAACCGCACCCCCCGCCCGAGCCCCTGGCGTCGCAAGCAGCAGGACTACTACGAGCAGGACGGGCGCCGCAGCGACGTCCCGCGCTCCGACGAGGACTTCTCGGGCGAGCTCTCCGGCGAGGCGGGCAGCCGGGGCTGA
- a CDS encoding right-handed parallel beta-helix repeat-containing protein: MSNKTASVGNVQPGRSFSARLATTSVEDGLVRAELTLPSVPGFYYAVEARVDGDGSRYRGRLRVDSAYRLHSELMRVGPGGREKILATKALDVVEPGQRLRVELSVSGSTSVSLASRVHPVGSSSTSWHTRFDDRSSERLTRSGPVGLWGYVSGSHKKAATITTHAFSVGGPAVASPPPTATPSPKPGAPTTGAGASIGSLPVGKATYRAPADALYVAPSGKDSARGTKSEPLRTVTQAIHRARDGQTVVLRAGRYHESILVPPQRVLTIQAYPGEAVWFDGAESVKGFARDGAAWVKRGWDTDFDTSPTYGKGLADSTQPGWQWINPDYPLAAHPDQLWIDGKEQRQVRRVQDVKAGTFYVDNRADRLWIGSDPAGRLVEASTLATAISLRAPGSTIRGFGVKRYANSVPSQGVITTYYPSMRLENIVVEDSATAGIGVYGANCVLEGVTIRGSGQMGLQGNKADNLRVNDLRLEDNNDQRFNPTPAAGGFKITTSRGVSLTNSHLSGTWGSAFWTDHSVHDITVVGNTITGNHRYGVVLELSSTAVVADNVITGNAFDGILVANSDNVAIWNNSIAGNRNAVAVTLDKRRNDGKAMGADPRRPRPDTAMPWISRNITLGNNVLHAGGKASATVSTNSYERVMNGNDMITSSEGNVFASTDASPGVVTAWARKNDKPSVHSSLSAHQRVTGRDQDSEELDGTTGLTKAGVARSATQALAGSVAQRLPARVAEESGLPRDIRWLGATHTVDGQKVR; encoded by the coding sequence GTGAGCAACAAGACCGCATCCGTCGGCAACGTGCAGCCTGGGCGGTCCTTCTCCGCGCGGCTGGCCACGACCTCCGTCGAGGACGGTCTGGTGCGGGCGGAGCTGACCCTCCCCTCCGTCCCTGGCTTCTACTACGCCGTCGAGGCCAGGGTGGACGGTGACGGCTCGCGCTACCGCGGGCGGTTGCGCGTGGACTCCGCCTACCGCCTCCACAGCGAGCTGATGCGGGTCGGGCCCGGCGGCCGGGAGAAGATCCTGGCCACCAAGGCGCTGGACGTCGTGGAACCCGGCCAACGGCTCCGGGTGGAGCTGTCGGTGAGCGGCAGCACGAGCGTCAGCCTCGCGAGCCGGGTCCACCCTGTCGGCTCGAGCTCCACGTCGTGGCACACCCGCTTCGACGACCGCTCGTCCGAGCGCCTGACGCGCTCTGGTCCGGTCGGCCTCTGGGGTTACGTGTCCGGTTCGCACAAGAAGGCTGCCACGATCACCACCCACGCCTTCTCCGTCGGAGGACCCGCTGTCGCCTCTCCGCCTCCGACGGCCACCCCGAGCCCGAAGCCCGGCGCGCCCACGACCGGGGCTGGCGCCTCGATCGGGTCCCTCCCGGTCGGCAAGGCCACCTACCGCGCACCGGCGGACGCGCTCTACGTCGCCCCCAGCGGCAAGGACTCCGCCCGCGGTACCAAGAGCGAGCCGCTCCGCACCGTCACCCAGGCCATCCACCGGGCCCGAGACGGCCAGACGGTCGTGCTGCGCGCAGGCAGGTACCACGAGAGCATCCTCGTGCCGCCCCAGCGGGTGCTCACCATCCAGGCCTACCCCGGTGAGGCGGTGTGGTTCGACGGCGCCGAGTCCGTCAAGGGCTTCGCCCGTGACGGAGCCGCCTGGGTCAAGCGCGGCTGGGACACCGACTTCGACACCAGTCCCACCTACGGCAAGGGCCTGGCCGACAGCACCCAGCCGGGCTGGCAGTGGATCAACCCCGACTACCCGCTGGCCGCGCACCCCGACCAGCTCTGGATCGACGGCAAGGAGCAGCGGCAGGTCCGCCGCGTCCAGGACGTGAAGGCGGGGACCTTCTACGTGGACAACAGGGCGGATCGGCTCTGGATCGGCAGCGACCCCGCCGGTCGCCTGGTCGAGGCCAGCACCCTGGCCACCGCCATCTCACTGCGGGCGCCCGGATCGACCATCCGCGGTTTCGGGGTGAAGCGGTACGCCAACTCCGTCCCCTCTCAGGGCGTGATCACGACCTACTACCCGTCGATGAGGCTCGAGAACATCGTGGTCGAGGACTCCGCGACCGCTGGTATCGGCGTCTACGGCGCGAACTGCGTCCTGGAGGGCGTCACCATCCGTGGCAGCGGCCAGATGGGTCTCCAGGGCAACAAGGCGGACAACCTCCGGGTGAACGACCTGCGTCTGGAGGACAACAACGACCAGCGCTTCAACCCGACCCCAGCCGCCGGCGGGTTCAAGATCACCACGAGCCGCGGGGTGAGCCTGACCAACAGCCACCTCAGCGGGACGTGGGGGTCGGCCTTCTGGACCGACCACTCCGTGCACGACATCACCGTCGTCGGGAACACCATCACGGGGAACCACCGCTACGGGGTCGTCCTGGAGCTGTCGTCCACGGCGGTGGTGGCCGACAACGTCATCACCGGCAACGCCTTCGACGGGATCCTGGTGGCCAACTCCGACAACGTGGCGATCTGGAACAACTCCATCGCCGGCAACCGCAACGCGGTCGCCGTCACCCTGGACAAGCGCCGCAACGACGGCAAGGCCATGGGCGCGGACCCGCGACGTCCCCGACCAGACACCGCCATGCCGTGGATCAGCCGCAACATCACCCTCGGCAACAACGTGCTCCACGCCGGTGGGAAGGCGAGCGCCACCGTCAGTACCAACTCCTACGAGCGAGTCATGAACGGGAACGACATGATCACGAGCTCGGAGGGCAACGTGTTCGCGAGCACCGACGCGAGCCCCGGCGTGGTGACCGCCTGGGCGCGCAAGAACGACAAGCCCTCCGTGCACAGCTCCCTCTCGGCCCACCAGCGGGTCACGGGCAGGGACCAGGACAGCGAGGAGCTGGACGGCACCACGGGTCTCACCAAGGCCGGGGTGGCCAGGTCGGCGACGCAGGCCCTTGCCGGGTCCGTGGCGCAGCGGCTCCCGGCCCGGGTCGCGGAGGAGAGCGGTCTGCCGCGCGACATCCGGTGGCTCGGTGCCACCCACACCGTCGACGGGCAGAAGGTGCGCTGA
- a CDS encoding O-fucosyltransferase family protein: protein MSPHERRRLVIAVTRPYHGLGNRMRVVFGAKALADSTGRGLRFVWSVGKPFGARLDQLWEVRDRPLPRLASRALTARYPYRDEKLAWLDGATEERVWQIRTAHALHLPEAAGPWERTLQQVPPVAGIRDAVTDFHTRDLGRSPYVGVMVRAHPVSHQETLLASPVEWYIARLRALRSQHPALRFFVSADSPEAAARIAQEVPGCVSLKKTGGYNTRVGLQEAVTDLYLLASSSHLVGPHFSSFPELAQRLAGPGLRLETSRTAPEHDFDPEQLSTPSDPTRPHERQATSL, encoded by the coding sequence ATGTCCCCACACGAGCGGCGGCGGTTGGTCATCGCGGTCACCCGCCCCTACCACGGTCTGGGTAACCGGATGCGTGTGGTGTTCGGCGCCAAGGCCCTGGCTGACAGCACCGGGCGCGGGCTGCGGTTCGTCTGGTCGGTCGGGAAGCCCTTCGGGGCCCGCCTCGACCAGCTCTGGGAGGTGCGCGACCGCCCGCTGCCGCGCCTGGCCTCGAGGGCGCTCACCGCGCGCTACCCCTACCGGGACGAGAAGCTGGCCTGGCTCGACGGCGCCACGGAGGAGCGCGTGTGGCAGATCCGCACCGCACACGCCCTCCACCTGCCCGAAGCCGCCGGCCCCTGGGAGCGGACGCTGCAGCAGGTGCCACCCGTGGCCGGCATCCGGGACGCGGTCACCGACTTCCACACCCGTGACCTCGGCCGGTCCCCCTACGTCGGTGTCATGGTGCGGGCGCACCCGGTGTCGCACCAGGAGACGCTGCTGGCATCACCTGTGGAGTGGTACATCGCCCGGCTCAGGGCGCTCCGCAGCCAGCACCCGGCTCTCCGTTTCTTCGTCTCGGCCGACAGCCCCGAGGCCGCAGCGAGGATCGCCCAGGAGGTCCCGGGCTGCGTGAGCCTGAAGAAGACGGGGGGTTACAATACCCGCGTCGGCCTCCAGGAGGCGGTCACCGACCTGTACCTGCTGGCGAGCTCCAGCCACCTCGTGGGCCCGCACTTCTCCAGCTTCCCCGAGCTCGCCCAGCGGTTGGCCGGGCCCGGACTGCGTCTGGAGACCTCGCGCACGGCTCCGGAGCACGACTTCGACCCCGAACAGCTCAGCACCCCCTCGGACCCCACCCGCCCGCACGAGCGGCAGGCCACCTCCTTGTGA
- a CDS encoding arsenate reductase/protein-tyrosine-phosphatase family protein, whose amino-acid sequence MDVLVVCTGNVCRSPATQLMMRHGVDGLPGLPPGVLISSAGTAALVGEGIAPATAQALRRLDVPLDDHWARQLDAGMVERADLVLTASRRHRSVVAHLVPQAIDKTFTLREFARYCGTRSGSVVGDLGEMTGFAISQRGLVLPQRPEDDDLPDPWGRSGRTHRRVAGYLRDAVVTVLDAVSPAARRVR is encoded by the coding sequence ATGGATGTCCTGGTGGTGTGCACCGGAAACGTGTGTCGGTCTCCTGCGACCCAGCTCATGATGCGTCACGGCGTCGACGGTCTGCCCGGTCTGCCGCCGGGCGTCCTGATCAGCAGCGCCGGGACCGCGGCGCTCGTCGGCGAGGGCATCGCCCCGGCGACCGCGCAGGCCCTCAGACGTCTCGACGTCCCCCTGGACGACCACTGGGCACGCCAGCTGGACGCGGGCATGGTGGAGCGCGCGGACCTCGTGCTGACCGCCAGCCGCCGGCACCGGTCCGTCGTCGCCCACCTCGTCCCCCAGGCCATCGACAAGACGTTCACGCTGCGAGAGTTCGCCCGCTACTGCGGCACCAGATCGGGCTCGGTGGTCGGTGACCTGGGGGAGATGACCGGTTTCGCCATCAGCCAGCGGGGGCTCGTCCTGCCCCAACGACCGGAGGACGACGACCTCCCCGACCCGTGGGGCAGGTCCGGGAGGACGCACCGCCGGGTGGCCGGGTACCTTCGTGACGCCGTGGTGACGGTGCTCGACGCAGTGAGCCCCGCCGCTCGCCGCGTCCGGTGA
- a CDS encoding Coenzyme F420 hydrogenase/dehydrogenase, beta subunit C-terminal domain, protein MEAGRALDGQIAEVVAADLCSGCGACTQLDPGLEMAYDDGGFLRPRRRAAVDGGPGPDDAEAARTFRRMCPGVTLVRPTTPGTRWHPTMGAHLQAWSAWAADSGTRHRGSSGGVLTALSGWLASQERPCVVVGADREDVRRTVTLQITSREEALASAGSRYNPVAVAAQDGVTDPAGVVTGKPCEVAAIRQLDHARGQQDPLLLSFFCAGTPSQQATDRALSEIGVGPGVVVKDLWFRGRGWPGRFTAVTDEGTTSLSYDESWGKLLGPAVQWRCKVCPDGVGEFSDITAADFWEADERGYPVFGEQDGRSALLARTERGRQVVEEAIAAGVIDARPLEVEALATVQPFQRLRRSTLLGRGLGSRLGGRRMPRYRGFGLWRLAARNPRASWRAAKGTFWRVRRARAETAPFAAGESA, encoded by the coding sequence GTGGAGGCTGGTCGAGCGCTCGATGGACAGATCGCCGAGGTGGTGGCAGCGGACCTGTGCAGCGGCTGCGGTGCCTGCACCCAGCTGGACCCCGGCTTGGAGATGGCCTACGACGACGGTGGCTTCCTGCGCCCCCGTCGTCGTGCGGCGGTGGACGGCGGGCCCGGCCCCGACGACGCGGAGGCCGCCCGGACGTTCCGCCGCATGTGCCCCGGCGTCACCCTCGTGCGGCCGACGACCCCCGGCACCCGGTGGCACCCCACCATGGGGGCCCACCTCCAGGCCTGGTCGGCCTGGGCCGCGGACAGCGGGACCAGGCACCGCGGCAGCAGCGGTGGGGTCCTGACGGCCCTGTCGGGCTGGCTGGCGTCGCAGGAGCGCCCGTGCGTCGTCGTCGGTGCCGACCGCGAGGACGTCCGGCGCACCGTGACCCTGCAGATCACCTCCCGCGAGGAGGCCCTCGCCTCAGCCGGGTCCCGGTACAACCCGGTGGCGGTGGCGGCCCAGGACGGTGTCACCGACCCCGCAGGGGTCGTCACCGGCAAGCCCTGCGAGGTGGCGGCGATCCGCCAGCTCGACCATGCGCGCGGCCAGCAGGACCCGCTGCTGCTGTCGTTCTTCTGCGCCGGGACACCCAGCCAGCAGGCGACCGACCGGGCGCTGTCGGAGATCGGCGTCGGTCCGGGGGTCGTGGTCAAGGACCTGTGGTTCCGGGGGCGCGGCTGGCCCGGACGCTTCACCGCCGTCACCGACGAAGGCACCACCTCGCTGTCCTACGACGAGTCCTGGGGCAAGCTGCTGGGGCCCGCCGTGCAGTGGCGGTGCAAGGTGTGCCCGGACGGCGTGGGCGAGTTCAGCGACATCACCGCCGCCGATTTCTGGGAGGCCGACGAGCGCGGCTACCCGGTCTTCGGGGAGCAGGACGGGCGCAGCGCCCTGCTGGCCCGCACCGAGCGCGGTCGCCAGGTCGTCGAGGAGGCCATCGCGGCCGGGGTCATCGACGCCCGTCCGCTGGAGGTGGAGGCGCTGGCCACGGTGCAGCCCTTCCAGCGGCTGCGCCGGAGCACCCTCCTGGGTCGGGGTCTCGGCAGCCGGCTGGGCGGTCGCCGGATGCCGCGCTACCGCGGCTTCGGGCTGTGGCGGCTCGCGGCCCGTAACCCCCGGGCCAGCTGGAGGGCGGCCAAGGGCACCTTCTGGCGGGTCCGAAGGGCGCGCGCTGAGACCGCACCGTTCGCCGCGGGGGAGTCCGCCTGA
- a CDS encoding glycosyltransferase family 2 protein — MAIVVVNYGASAMVEGNLLRTVGDGFAGSVVVVDNFSSDAERQAVTEVCSRNTWLLVPSEVNSGYGGGNNLGVRAAIAAGATEVLLLNPDAHIGTDDLARLQQRVRQQPMTLLAPLVVRPDGRVYSASTDLHLRTGEMLATRRRPGGVRDSDVHVWVSGACMMLSTRLWSHVGGFDEAYFLYWEDVDLCRRVVLAGGDVAVDESCTAVHDEGGTHGFEGPSRAKSPIYYYYNVRNRMLYARLHLPARDRRRWALRAPLVAYRILLQGGRRQLVHPGRTVWPALRGVVHGWALLRSRG; from the coding sequence GTGGCCATCGTGGTGGTCAACTACGGGGCCTCGGCGATGGTCGAGGGAAACCTGCTGCGGACGGTCGGGGACGGCTTCGCCGGCTCGGTGGTCGTGGTCGACAACTTCAGCAGCGACGCCGAGCGGCAGGCGGTGACGGAGGTGTGCTCCCGGAATACCTGGCTGCTGGTCCCCTCCGAGGTGAACAGCGGCTACGGCGGCGGCAACAACCTCGGCGTCCGGGCGGCGATCGCCGCGGGTGCGACGGAGGTGCTGCTCCTCAACCCCGACGCCCACATCGGGACCGACGACCTCGCCCGGCTGCAGCAGCGGGTCCGGCAGCAGCCGATGACCTTGCTGGCACCCCTGGTGGTGCGTCCGGACGGACGGGTCTACTCGGCCTCGACCGACCTGCACCTGCGCACCGGCGAGATGCTGGCCACCCGCCGCCGGCCGGGCGGGGTCCGGGACAGCGACGTCCACGTGTGGGTCAGCGGGGCCTGCATGATGCTGAGCACGCGTCTCTGGTCCCACGTCGGTGGGTTCGACGAGGCCTACTTCCTCTACTGGGAGGACGTCGACCTGTGCCGGAGGGTGGTCCTGGCCGGCGGGGACGTCGCCGTGGACGAGTCCTGCACCGCCGTGCACGACGAGGGCGGCACCCACGGTTTCGAGGGACCCTCCCGGGCGAAGTCGCCGATCTACTACTACTACAACGTCCGTAACCGGATGCTCTACGCCCGTCTCCACCTGCCGGCGCGGGACCGACGTCGCTGGGCGCTGCGGGCGCCCCTCGTCGCCTACCGGATCCTGCTGCAGGGTGGGCGCCGCCAGCTGGTCCACCCGGGCCGGACCGTCTGGCCCGCCCTGCGCGGCGTCGTCCACGGCTGGGCGCTGCTGCGCAGCCGGGGCTGA
- a CDS encoding CDP-alcohol phosphatidyltransferase family protein, with product MTTPAGTTRPASFRGSMTQLRTGQKSNVNAAAYSRWVNRPAGRVLAAAAHQAGLTPNHVTATSAVFTFTGIACLALLPLGVLTGVVVALLLALGYALDSADGQLARLRGGGRPSGEWLDHVVDATKIAVLHLAVLSLWFRELVQPELLPLATVLIPLGFSAVASVSFFGMILTDLLQRRYGSKVDPGLQGEQHAPALGSLLALPGDYGLLCVAFVLLAWWPAFVVAYSLLGLAALGMLAIQLVRWYRRMEALS from the coding sequence ATGACGACCCCTGCTGGCACCACACGGCCCGCGTCCTTCCGTGGCTCGATGACGCAGCTCCGGACCGGCCAGAAGAGCAACGTCAACGCCGCCGCCTACTCGCGGTGGGTCAACCGACCGGCGGGCCGCGTCCTCGCCGCCGCCGCCCACCAGGCCGGACTGACCCCGAACCACGTCACCGCCACCAGCGCCGTGTTCACCTTCACCGGCATCGCCTGCCTCGCCCTGCTGCCCCTCGGGGTACTCACCGGCGTCGTGGTGGCCCTGCTGCTGGCGCTCGGCTACGCCCTGGACTCCGCGGACGGGCAGCTGGCCCGCCTGCGGGGCGGCGGACGGCCCAGTGGTGAGTGGCTCGACCACGTCGTCGACGCCACCAAGATCGCCGTCCTGCACCTCGCCGTGCTGTCGCTGTGGTTCCGGGAGCTGGTGCAGCCGGAGCTCCTGCCGCTCGCCACCGTGCTGATCCCGCTGGGGTTCTCCGCGGTGGCCTCGGTGTCCTTCTTCGGCATGATCCTGACCGATCTCCTGCAGCGCCGCTACGGCTCCAAGGTCGACCCGGGCCTCCAGGGGGAGCAGCACGCCCCCGCGCTCGGCTCGTTGCTCGCGCTGCCGGGCGACTACGGCCTGCTCTGCGTGGCCTTCGTGCTGCTGGCCTGGTGGCCCGCCTTCGTCGTCGCGTACAGCCTGCTGGGTCTCGCCGCCCTGGGCATGCTGGCCATCCAGCTGGTCCGCTGGTACCGCCGGATGGAGGCCCTGTCCTGA
- a CDS encoding glycosyltransferase family 4 protein, translating into MTTRTVLVAHPGAELYGSDRMVLESMRALTTDTVRPVLVVPRRGPLLEEAANEGHTVLICPTPVISKSALGPHGLLDLLRTTLRSLLPGWRLLRSVDPAVVVVNTVTPPLWLLLARLRGVPTISHVHEGEASASRLVQRLLYLPLTLASSIVVNSEFSLGVLSSAAPWLARRSEVVLNAVEGPPQVVPPRERVEGAIRLLFVGRLSARKGPHVAVEAVGLLRDRGVPVTLGLLGSASEGYEWYEQQLRDAVHDRKLTEQVHFHGFQPRIWDLVRDADVVLVPSTVDEPFGNTAVEARLAARPLVVSDISGLREASAGKGSVRRVPPSDPVALADAVESLRDGWDEERGQALAGAADARDRFSSARYASRLRSAVDRLRKDRR; encoded by the coding sequence GTGACGACGCGCACCGTCCTGGTCGCCCACCCCGGCGCCGAGCTCTACGGCTCGGACCGCATGGTCCTGGAGTCCATGCGCGCGCTGACCACCGACACCGTCCGCCCTGTCCTGGTGGTCCCCCGGCGCGGGCCGCTGCTCGAGGAGGCCGCCAACGAGGGCCACACCGTGCTGATCTGCCCGACACCGGTCATCAGCAAGTCGGCCCTCGGGCCGCACGGGCTGCTGGACCTGCTGCGGACGACCCTGCGGTCCCTGCTGCCCGGCTGGCGCCTGCTCCGCTCGGTCGATCCGGCCGTGGTGGTCGTCAACACCGTGACCCCACCTCTCTGGCTGCTCCTCGCGCGTCTCCGTGGCGTCCCCACCATCAGCCACGTGCACGAGGGCGAGGCGAGTGCCTCCCGGCTCGTCCAGCGGCTGCTGTACCTCCCGCTGACGCTGGCCAGCTCGATCGTCGTGAACAGCGAGTTCAGCCTCGGGGTGCTCAGCAGCGCCGCGCCCTGGCTGGCGCGGCGCTCGGAGGTGGTGCTCAACGCGGTCGAGGGCCCTCCGCAGGTCGTCCCGCCGCGCGAACGGGTCGAGGGTGCGATCAGGCTGCTCTTCGTCGGCAGGTTGTCCGCGCGCAAGGGACCGCACGTGGCCGTCGAGGCCGTCGGCCTGCTGCGCGACCGCGGGGTCCCGGTCACGCTCGGGCTGCTGGGGTCGGCCTCCGAGGGATACGAGTGGTACGAGCAGCAGCTCCGCGACGCCGTGCACGACCGGAAGCTGACCGAGCAGGTCCACTTCCACGGCTTCCAACCCAGGATCTGGGACCTGGTGCGCGACGCGGACGTCGTCCTCGTCCCCTCGACGGTCGACGAGCCCTTCGGCAACACGGCGGTGGAGGCCCGACTCGCGGCCCGTCCGCTCGTGGTCAGCGACATCAGCGGCCTGCGCGAGGCCAGCGCCGGCAAGGGCTCCGTCCGGCGCGTCCCGCCGTCGGACCCCGTCGCCCTCGCCGATGCGGTGGAGTCCCTCCGCGACGGGTGGGACGAGGAGCGCGGACAGGCGCTCGCCGGGGCCGCTGACGCGCGGGACCGCTTCTCCTCCGCCCGCTACGCCTCCAGGCTTCGGTCCGCCGTGGACCGCCTCCGGAAGGATCGACGATGA